A genomic window from Astatotilapia calliptera chromosome 12, fAstCal1.2, whole genome shotgun sequence includes:
- the fzd10 gene encoding frizzled-10 — MCSAVKVSLIYALVLLLLSSRGSAISSIDPDWSGEGRCQHITIPQCKDIGYNMTRMPNLMGHDDQKEAAIKLQEFATLIQFGCHSHLRFFLCSLYAPMCTEQVSNPIPACRVMCEQVKLKCSPILEHFNFHWPESLDCSRLPTKNDPNNLCMEAPNNGSDEPPKVSHTQPPDFRLQRPLSGQDLHPKDSGSKQMCSNPGKFHFVEKSESCAPKCYPKVDVYWSQGDKQFSLVWMAIWSILCFVSSAFTVLTFLIDPQRFKYPERPIIFLSMSYCVYSVGYLIRLFVGADRIACDRDNGVQYIIQEGLESTGCTIVFLILYYFGMASSLWWVILTLTWFLAAGKKWGHEAIEANSSYFHLAAWAIPAIKTIMILVMRKVAGDELTGVCYVGSMDVKALTGFVLIPLSCYLIIGTSFLLSGFVALFHIRKIMKTEGENTDKLEKLMVRIGVFSVLYTVPATCVIACYFYERLNMDYWRILAGEQKCSSSGLESDDCIMKASIPAVEIFMVKIFMLLVVGITSGMWIWTSKTLQSWQNVFSRKIKKRTRRKAASVFTSSRPYIKPHPSLKGPNTKYEPTRPPPTCV, encoded by the coding sequence ATGTGTTCAGCTGTTAAAGTGAGCCTTATCTATGcgctggtgctgctgctgttgagcAGTAGGGGCTCAGCCATAAGCTCAATAGATCCTGACTGGTCAGGAGAGGGGAGATGTCAGCACATCACCATCCCTCAGTGTAAAGACATTGGCTACAACATGACTCGCATGCCAAATCTGATGGGCCATGATGACCAAAAAGAGGCAGCGATAAAGCTGCAGGAGTTTGCCACCCTCATACAGTTTGGATGTCACAGCCACCTCAGATTTTTCCTCTGCTCACTGTATGCTCCCATGTGCACGGAGCAGGTGTCAAACCCCATTCCAGCGTGTAGAGTTATGTGTGAGCAGGTCAAGCTGAAATGTTCTCCCATCCTGGAACATTTTAACTTCCACTGGCCGGAGTCTCTGGACTGCTCACGTCTGCCTACCAAAAATGACCCAAACAACCTCTGCATGGAGGCGCCCAACAATGGCTCGGACGAACCTCCCAAAGTCTCCCACACCCAGCCTCCGGATTTCAGGCTGCAGCGGCCTCTGAGTGGGCAGGACCTTCACCCTAAAGACAGTGGCAGCAAGCAGATGTGCAGCAACCCAGGCAAGTTCCACTTTGTGGAGAAGAGTGAGTCCTGTGCCCCCAAATGCTACCCAAAAGTGGATGTGTACTGGAGTCAGGGAGACAAGCAGTTCTCTCTGGTGTGGATGGCCATCTGGTCCATCCTGTGCTTTGTCTCCAGCGCCTTCACAGTGCTCACTTTCCTCATTGACCCACAGCGTTTCAAATACCCCGAGAGACCAATCATCTTCCTCTCCATGTCCTACTGTGTTTACTCTGTGGGCTACCTCATTCGGCTCTTTGTGGGAGCTGACAGAATAGCCTGCGACAGAGACAACGGGGTCCAATATATTATCCAGGAGGGTCTGGAGAGCACAGGCTGCACTATTGTGTTCCTCATTCTGTATTATTTTGGCATGGCCAGCTCCCTCTGGTGGGTTATCCTGACCCTCACGTGGTTCTTGGCTGCTGGGAAGAAATGGGGTCACGAGGCCATCGAAGCAAACAGCAGCTACTTCCATCTGGCAGCGTGGGCCATCCCTGCCATAAAGACAATCATGATACTGGTGATGAGGAAGGTGGCCGGAGACGAGCTGACGGGCGTCTGCTACGTGGGCAGCATGGATGTCAAAGCTCTCACAGGTTTTGTGCTCATTCCTCTCTCCTGCTATCTCATTATCGGCACTTCATTTCTGCTGTCCGGCTTTGTTGCACTCTTCCACATCCGCAAGATTATGAAAACCGAGGGAGAGAACACAGACAAGCTTGAGAAGCTGATGGTTCGCATCGGAGTCTTCTCTGTCCTCTACACTGTCCCAGCCACCTGCGTCATCGCCTGCTATTTCTACGAGAGGCTCAACATGGACTACTGGCGCATTCTCGCAGGGGAGCAGAAATGCAGCAGCAGCGGGCTAGAGTCCGACGACTGCATCATGAAGGCTTCTATCCCCGCTGTCGAAATCTTCATGGTGAAGATCTtcatgctgctggtggtgggCATCACCAGCGGCATGTGGATCTGGACCTCAAAGACACTGCAGTCATGGCAGAACGTGTTCAGCAGGAAGATAAAGAAGAGAACGAGGCGGAAGGCTGCCAGTGTGTTCACCAGCAGCAGGCCTTACATTAAACCTCACCCATCTCTCAAAGGGCCCAACACTAAATACGAGCCCACACGCCCCCCTCCAACATGTGTATGA